In Planctomycetota bacterium, a single window of DNA contains:
- a CDS encoding glycine--tRNA ligase subunit alpha, with protein MTFQEIILKLERYWAKYGCAMVQPYDIEKGAGTSNPATFLKALGPEPWKAAYVEPSRRPTDGRYGDNPNRLQHYYQYQVIIKPAPADAQAIYLKSLAELGINLKKHDVRFVEDDWESPSLGATGLGWEVWIDGMEITQFTYFQKVGTIELEKVALELTYGLERIAMFIQKKDNVYDLEWVKGVTYGNIHHEDEVQFSKYNFEVADTQMQTQLFDMYEKEAKALVEKGLVLPAYDYVLKCSHTFNILDARRAIAVSQRQHYIGRIRQIARACAIGYLNMRKEMGYPLMK; from the coding sequence ATGACCTTTCAAGAAATAATACTTAAATTAGAGCGCTACTGGGCCAAATACGGATGCGCGATGGTCCAGCCTTATGATATTGAAAAGGGCGCCGGCACATCCAATCCGGCTACATTCCTTAAGGCGCTCGGACCCGAACCCTGGAAGGCCGCCTATGTTGAGCCGTCACGCAGGCCGACCGACGGCCGGTATGGCGATAATCCCAACCGCCTCCAGCATTATTACCAGTATCAGGTGATTATCAAGCCGGCGCCGGCTGATGCCCAGGCAATATATCTCAAAAGCCTGGCCGAATTGGGAATTAATCTCAAGAAACACGATGTCCGGTTCGTCGAGGACGACTGGGAATCGCCTTCCCTGGGCGCCACCGGCCTGGGCTGGGAGGTCTGGATTGACGGAATGGAAATCACCCAGTTCACCTATTTCCAGAAGGTCGGCACCATTGAACTGGAGAAGGTGGCGCTGGAATTGACCTACGGCCTGGAACGCATTGCCATGTTCATCCAGAAAAAGGATAATGTCTATGACTTGGAATGGGTCAAGGGCGTGACCTACGGCAATATCCATCACGAAGACGAGGTCCAATTCTCCAAATATAACTTTGAGGTGGCCGATACCCAGATGCAGACCCAGTTATTTGATATGTACGAGAAAGAGGCCAAGGCATTGGTGGAAAAGGGATTGGTCCTGCCGGCCTATGACTATGTCCTGAAATGTTCGCACACCTTTAATATCCTGGACGCCCGGCGGGCCATCGCGGTCAGCCAGCGTCAGCATTACATCGGACGCATACGCCAAATAGCCCGGGCCTGCGCCATCGGTTATCTTAATATGCGCAAGGAAATGGGTTACCCCTTGATGAAGTAG
- the sppA gene encoding signal peptide peptidase SppA produces MIKKLLLLSIALIMVSGCIFLPSLDLEKKWEEQFVTGDESSSDKILILPIQGVIMTQETSSLLASKNACTPDKIQELLKLADDDIHIKAVILVINSPGGGVTASDIIYRTIKEFKQKHPDKPVLALMQDTAASGGYYISCSADYVMAHPTSITGSIGVISMFFALEDLMGKIGVETAVIKSGKAKDTGSPFRKMTAEEKEYMQKIIDEMYNRFLDIVAEARKSSLSRDEIKTIADGRILTGQEALKSKLVDSVGYMSDAYNKTLDLAHLKSAKVIRYQKSSGLFDNMFMGPTPSLELTYLAELVLKTNSSQFMYLWTPEMIGK; encoded by the coding sequence ATGATAAAAAAACTATTGTTGCTGTCAATCGCATTGATAATGGTCAGCGGATGCATCTTCCTGCCCTCGCTGGACTTGGAAAAGAAATGGGAGGAACAGTTCGTGACCGGCGACGAATCCAGCTCTGACAAGATTCTTATTTTACCTATTCAGGGCGTAATCATGACCCAGGAAACCTCGTCCCTGCTGGCATCCAAAAACGCCTGCACCCCGGATAAAATACAGGAATTATTGAAACTGGCTGACGACGACATCCACATCAAGGCGGTTATCCTGGTGATAAATTCACCGGGCGGCGGCGTGACGGCCAGCGACATCATCTACCGGACCATCAAGGAATTCAAGCAGAAACACCCGGACAAGCCGGTGCTCGCCCTGATGCAGGACACGGCCGCCTCGGGCGGTTATTATATCTCCTGCAGCGCGGATTATGTCATGGCCCATCCGACCAGCATCACCGGGAGTATCGGGGTAATTTCCATGTTCTTCGCTTTGGAAGACCTGATGGGCAAGATCGGGGTGGAGACGGCCGTAATAAAATCCGGCAAGGCCAAGGACACCGGCTCGCCCTTCCGCAAAATGACGGCCGAGGAAAAGGAATATATGCAGAAAATCATCGACGAGATGTATAACCGGTTCCTGGATATCGTGGCTGAGGCGCGCAAGAGCTCGCTGAGCCGGGATGAAATCAAGACCATTGCGGACGGCCGGATTCTGACCGGACAGGAAGCGCTTAAATCCAAACTGGTGGATTCGGTCGGCTATATGAGCGACGCCTATAACAAGACGCTGGACCTGGCGCATCTCAAATCCGCCAAGGTCATCAGGTACCAGAAAAGCAGCGGGCTGTTTGATAATATGTTCATGGGCCCGACGCCCTCGCTGGAATTGACCTACTTAGCCGAGCTGGTCCTGAAGACCAACAGCAGCCAGTTTATGTATTTATGGACTCCGGAGATGATTGGTAAATAA